One genomic region from Cydia amplana chromosome Z, ilCydAmpl1.1, whole genome shotgun sequence encodes:
- the LOC134661703 gene encoding proline-rich protein 36-like encodes MALPPARTLSDFMPSSGLSLDPEMALPPARTLSDFMPSSGLSLDPEMALPPTRTLPDFMPSSRLSLDPEMALPPARTLSDFMPSSGSAGSQHLFRVSKTAWDLINDYLEQETNPIRPVTVYAKRKIKVNQESQSDIDVTPSSHRISIHTLDQSIDSTHGGNISESEEVDAATISPTDRFRAEACTSQNEVSKNRRHVNAEAAARSAKSITHRHQSRSYVRKYPAHTWASKSKSQPLPALDHSDSTGSSLDVTAAVKSLGEALAAKLKAILYSGTSNRKRNYHPLCKPPCRELTCGERSKCNEQLNQNTPTEVNTSEAPNPAEPQTLPLVPSLFKDKNSEPGLPEPPAQSPTWKDSCPELKKCKNKAPPVTSCPGCSKVKNSESGLPEPPAQSPTWKDSSPEFKKCNNKAPPLTSCPGCCKVKNSEPGLPEPPAQSPTWKDSYPELKKCKNKAPPLTSCPGCCKVKNSEPGLPEPPAQSPTWKDSYPELKKCKNKAPPVTGCPGCCKVKNSEPGLPEPPAQSPTWKDSSPEFKKCNNKAPPLTSCPGCCKVKNSEPGLPEPPAQSPTWKDSSPEFKKCNNKAPPLTSCSGCCKVKNSEPGLLEPPAQSPTWKDSYPELKKCKNKAPPVTSCPGCSKVKNSEPGLPEPPVQSPTWKDSSPEFKKCNNKAPPLTSCPGCCKVKNSEPGLPEPPAQSPTWKDSSPEFKKCNNKAPPLTSCPGCCKVKNSEPGLLEPPAQSPTWKDSYPELKKCKNKAPPVTSCPGCSKVKNSESGLPEPPAQSPTWKDSSPEFKKCNNKAPPLTSCPGCCKVKNSEPGLPEPPAQSPTWKDSSPEFKKCNNKAPPLTSCPGCCKVKNSEPGLLEPPAQSPTWKDSYPELKKCKNKAPPVTSCPGCSKVKNSESGLPEPPAQSPTWKDSSPEFKKCNNKVPPLTSCPGCCKVKNSEPGLPEPPAQSPTWKDSSPEFKKCNNKAPPLTSCPGCCKVKNSEPAAQVVVKSRTRNQVY; translated from the exons ATGGCGTTGCCCCCAGCGAGGACGTTGTCTGACTTCATGCCCAGTAGCGGCTTGTCCCTGGACCCGGAGATGGCGTTGCCCCCAGCGAGGACGTTGTCTGACTTCATGCCCAGTAGCGGCTTGTCCCTGGACCCGGAGATGGCGTTGCCCCCAACGAGGACGCTGCCTGACTTCATGCCCAGTAGCCGCTTGTCCCTGGACCCGGAGATGGCGTTGCCCCCAGCGAGGACGCTGTCTGACTTCATGCCCAGTAGCGGCTCCGCAGGGAGCCAGCACCTGTTCAGGGTCAGCAAAACTGCTTGGGACCTTATCAACGACTACTTAGAACAGG AAACAAACCCAATTCGCCCAGTCACAGTATACGCCAAGAGAAAAATAAAGGTTAACCAAGAGTCACAATCTGATATTGATGTTACCCCCAGTTCACATAGAATCAGTATACATACATTAGACCAGAGTATTGACTCTACACATGGCGGTAATATTAGCGAAAGTGAGGAAGTCGACGCCGCAACAATATCACCCACCGACCGCTTCCGGGCCGAAGCGTGTACATCTCAAAACGAGGTTTCGAAAAATCGACGACATGTGAATGCCGAGGCCGCGGCCAGGTCGGCCAAGTCCATCACTCACCGCCACCAGAGCAGGAGCTACGTCCGCAAGTACCCCGCGCACACCTGGGCTTCCAAATCCAAGTCCCAACCGTTACCCGCCCTCGACCACTCTGACTCCACGGGCTCATCCTTAGACGTCACTGCGGCCGTAAAGTCACTGGGCGAAGCATTGGCAGCAAAACTAAAAGCAATATTATATTCAGGCACTTCCAATCGTAAGCGCAATT ATCATCCACTTTGCAAGCCGCCCTGCAGGGAGTTAACTTGCGGCGAACGTTCTAAATGTAATGAGCAACTGAACCAAAATACTCCTACGGAAGTAAACACTTCCGAGGCTCCCAATCCTGCAGAACCACAAACACTGCCACTTGTACCTTCATTATTTAAAGACAAGAACTCGGAACCAGGTTTACCAGAGCCACCTGCACAATCACCGACTTGGAAAGACTCATGTCCGgagttaaaaaaatgtaaaaacaaaGCACCTCCAGTCACCAGCTGCCCAGGTTGTTCTAAAGTCAAGAATTCGGAATCAGGTTTACCAGAGCCACCTGCACAATCACCGACTTGGAAAGACTCAAGTCCAGAGTTCAAAAAATGTAATAACAAAGCACCACCACTCACCAGCTGCCCAGGTTGTTGTAAAGTCAAGAACTCGGAACCAGGTTTACCAGAGCCACCTGCACAATCACCGACTTGGAAAGACTCATATCCAgagttaaaaaaatgtaaaaacaaaGCACCACCACTCACCAGCTGCCCAGGTTGTTGTAAAGTCAAGAACTCGGAACCAGGTTTACCAGAGCCACCTGCACAATCACCGACTTGGAAAGACTCATATCCAgagttaaaaaaatgtaaaaacaaaGCACCTCCAGTCACCGGCTGCCCAGGTTGTTGTAAAGTCAAGAACTCGGAACCAGGTTTACCAGAGCCACCTGCACAATCACCGACTTGGAAAGACTCAAGTCCAGAGTTCAAAAAATGTAATAACAAAGCACCACCACTCACCAGCTGCCCAGGTTGTTGTAAAGTCAAGAACTCGGAACCAGGTTTACCAGAACCACCTGCACAATCACCGACTTGGAAAGACTCAAGTCCAGAGTTCAAAAAATGTAATAACAAAGCACCACCCCTCACCAGCTGCTCAGGTTGTTGTAAAGTCAAGAACTCGGAACCAGGTTTACTAGAGCCACCTGCACAATCACCGACTTGGAAAGACTCATATCCGgagttaaaaaaatgtaaaaacaaaGCACCTCCAGTCACCAGCTGCCCAGGTTGTTCTAAAGTCAAGAATTCGGAACCAGGTTTACCAGAGCCACCTGTACAATCACCGACTTGGAAAGACTCAAGTCCAGAGTTCAAAAAATGTAATAACAAAGCACCACCACTCACCAGCTGCCCAGGTTGTTGTAAAGTCAAGAACTCGGAACCAGGTTTACCAGAACCACCTGCACAATCACCGACTTGGAAAGACTCAAGTCCAGAGTTCAAAAAATGTAATAACAAAGCACCACCACTCACCAGCTGCCCAGGTTGTTGTAAAGTCAAGAACTCGGAACCAGGTTTACTAGAGCCACCTGCACAATCACCGACTTGGAAAGACTCATATCCGgagttaaaaaaatgtaaaaacaaaGCACCTCCAGTCACCAGCTGCCCAGGTTGTTCTAAAGTCAAGAATTCGGAATCAGGTTTACCAGAGCCACCTGCACAATCACCGACTTGGAAAGACTCAAGTCCAGAGTTCAAAAAATGTAATAACAAAGCACCACCACTCACCAGCTGCCCAGGTTGTTGTAAAGTCAAGAACTCGGAACCAGGTTTACCAGAACCACCTGCACAATCACCGACTTGGAAAGACTCAAGTCCAGAGTTCAAAAAATGTAATAACAAAGCACCGCCACTCACCAGCTGCCCAGGTTGTTGTAAAGTCAAGAACTCGGAACCAGGTTTACTAGAGCCACCTGCACAATCACCGACTTGGAAAGACTCATATCCGgagttaaaaaaatgtaaaaacaaaGCACCTCCAGTCACCAGCTGCCCAGGTTGTTCTAAAGTCAAGAATTCGGAATCAGGTTTACCAGAGCCACCTGCACAATCACCGACTTGGAAAGACTCAAGTCCAGAGTTCAAAAAATGTAATAACAAAGTACCACCACTCACCAGCTGCCCAGGTTGTTGTAAAGTCAAGAACTCGGAACCAGGTTTACCAGAACCACCTGCACAATCACCGACTTGGAAAGACTCAAGTCCAGAGTTCAAAAAATGTAATAACAAAGCACCACCACTCACCAGCTGCCCAGGTTGTTGTAAAGTCAAGAACTCGGAACCAG CTGCCCAGGTTGTTGTAAAGTCAAGAACTCGGAACCAGGTTTACTAG